The genomic region ACCAACGGTACTTTAAAACAAGAATTATCGTCTGCTAACCTATTGGCAATCGCTAAATTCGGATTAGAAATTTTCGCCAATATGTTACCTGTCCCACCAGTGACTCTTCCCGACAGGCAACTCTTTGATATCCTCGAAAAAACTTACTTCTTCATTTCAAATTGGCTTCCAAGATTAAACAAAGACGAAATTCGTCAGTTAACCGAATACCTGTCACGTTACATCCATTTCTACAATCAAAATAACGGAGTCACTAGTCTGCTACACGTGGCGATCGCCATGGTTGATTACCATGGAGGCATGTCACTGTATTCTACAAGTCATGCTGTATCCATTATTCAACTGCTGTTGGACGCTGGAGCCAATCCCAACGCAGTCGACAAACACGGCAAAACTCCACTTCACTTTTTGGCAGAAAAGTATTCGAGAGACGAGACATCAGAGTCTTACTTCATCATTTTTCAAGCCTTGTTGGATGCCGGTGGATATCTTGACAAAGCCGCACCTAATGGGAAGACAGTTCTCTGTATTCTTAAAGATCAGAGAGTCAAACATCCTACCTTAGGCTACGCCGCTGATCCTTTCCTTGATTCACTGATTGATCCCCAACTTCTCCCTTCTTTTCGAAATCGCACATCTACGTCAAGATctatataattttaaattgtatgTTGCAATCATTATTATAAacgaaaaatatatatgtaaatATGAACAGtaattatttacctttttttctcttcacttATTCAGCTGATACTGTCCATGCCAATGGTCCACGCTGTTCAGTGTTCTCGTGAGGAACTGCAGCAGCCGACAGAGTTCGCCTAACACGCCATTGAAACATTTACCGAGCAATATCATGAAACAagctatcttttttttttcagttttttacttttaatttcaataccTTGGCCATCAGTGATTAGAATTTGGAAGTTTATTCTGGTTTAACATAGACACTGGACTGGCTTGGTCTGAATACATTTACGACATTGATAGTTCAGTACACAAGTAAGGCCAATTGCCTAGTGAGAAACGTGTAGTGCACTTGATTCGAATTGAAAAATTCTCCCCAGTTTCACTCGGATTTGACAATATTTGCTACTCTACTTTCAAGGAAGTACAAATCTGTTCGCAAGTTACCAGAAACCTAGTAGAAACATGGATGACAATCTACGTATACACGCACCAGCAAAAGTTTTAGAAATTCCTTAGGAATAGCCAGTACTCCACAGCCATGGTAAGGAAGCTTTAAACTGATATCTATTAGGCAATTTTCATTCATCAGGTCCTTGCACCTCTTTTGTACATAACGGGATTTGCTTGCTATGTCTTTTTCCGACTTTCATGCCAAAGGCGCTGAAACTTTAAGAGGTCACGAACGAGGGGTGGAGTTACCTGCCGAAAAACAAGAACTCTTTCAATTTGATTTCTCTTAACTTTATCCgtcgatagctcagttggtagagcggtggactgtagtAGTTGTTCACGATATAGTTGAAAATCGTGAATTTCGCGAGTCATCCATAGGtcgctggttcaactccggctcGACGGAAATTTTTTCCATTGCCATGTATTTTTTACTCCACGATGCCTTCCAGGAGCTTcggaattttttattttctatacgACATTACTTCTCACCGCCAATTAACCTACAAAGCGTTATTCTTCGATTAAGATTTAAGGTTGCACTAGACACATATTCTGTCTTTAGTATTTTATATTGGTATATTTTTGTCTTGTAGTATTTTTCTTGTAATTGTAATGTCGTGCAACATACATTAGCAGATGTTGTATGTGACAGTGTCTTAGCGCGGTAATTGCAGCATAACAACTTCATACGTGACGATCAAACCGAATAGCTAAGAAAGGGAAATCCGTTAAAGACTTTTTTATATTCAAACGATAAACCGAAAGTATCAAATTGACCTTTGCGGCCGATGACTTtgacaagacaaaaaaacctCCTCCGCTAAGTGCTGTgggttcattttgaatttcttgcGCTATCAAATTCATCTAAATACATCGAaataaaatgataataattctTTAATattagataaaagaaaaaaaaaaaatgaatacctTTATCAGCCTATTTCTTTGCTGTTCCATACTGTGGCCAGCTAGAGAAGGCAGCCTATGCAAATAATCTAACGTCTTCTTTGGCTGTTTTACCATAAAAACGTAAGGGCCCACACCATATTTTGTGCCATAAGTCTGACTTACCATTTCTGTTAGCCGACTAGCCAGGTGGACAGAAAACATCAGCCTCAGGATGACGTAAGCGAACGAATAggtgaaaatgaaacgaacgAGCAGACTAGGACTAGAAATGTCTGCGTCCAGTCCAGAGTACAAAAACGTCAGGATGTAAATGACGTCGCATCCGATAGTTATGAGAATCAACGGCGAGAAAATCTCAGCCACTTTGTGGGTCAACGTAGATAGCGCCAACTGGACTCGGCGCAGGCGTTCCAATTGTTGGAAAGAGACGTCGTGTTGCGATCGCAATTGCTCGCAGTGTACCTCGTAATAGCGTCGCAAGATGATCGAGACCAACGCAATTATAAAATCACCGGAAATCCAGGCGACTTCGCTCAGCGATTCGACAAAAATCAAAGCAAATCCATAGATGTCCTTGTAGTCACCAAAGTAAGGATTTAAATCAGTTTCTTTGCCCGCCAACTTCACCAGTAAATAAAAGATGTCGGTCACATTTTCAGCGTCCATCACCTGTGAATAAAtcaaattccaaatcaagatAAATCGCCTTAATATACTCGTTTTGGTTGCCGCACATACCGCGCCAGTAATGTACAATCCATTCTCCAGATTGGACATGATGACAGTAGCGATAAAAATGAACCAACACTGAAATTTAACAGCTTTTCCTAAAACTATTTGATTCTCTTCGAGTAGACGTTCAATTCCTATCCAGTGTTGAAGAAGGTGCAACAAGTCCGACGATCGAAATACGAAAAACACTACGGTCATCTCGCAATGAGCATAGTAAATTAAATAGAACGTCGCATCTGCAATCATCTTTGACGAGCTATGAAACGTATCAATAACGAGCAAGATCGAAATGATAAATgcgaaaaaataaacaaaggcAACTAGCAAACACCAGCAAAACGAACCGCGACATCGTTCAAAGTGAGGCTCTTTATGACATTGTCTTAAAGGGATAATTGCgtaacaacgaaagaaggAAATCACGGGATTCCACAATTGGATAACGTCTGATTTGTCCGCCATTTCCTATTAGAAGGATTGGGTATAACATCCGACTTCCCCTGCGTTCGATTATACTTTAAGTTCGTCTATTTTGTTGACTACGTTTGTAGCTTGCCCGGTACGATATCAATAAATTGCACTAACATTAAAAGGCTGTTACCGTGTGCGCCAAACAGTGTTTCAATATTCCACAATGAGTTGTTTGGGCTGTCGTCCTCGGTCTTCCTTTCAATTGATTTTAATGTTGAGTACCTGTGACGtgcacatttttcttttgacgaaGGAAACATTGTCTGTGCTTCCACGAAAAGTAAGGCAAGGGCTCTTAGCTTTCTAGAGCATGAAAAGGTAAATACACGTCActcaaacacaaaattta from Daphnia carinata strain CSIRO-1 chromosome 6, CSIRO_AGI_Dcar_HiC_V3, whole genome shotgun sequence harbors:
- the LOC130702398 gene encoding gustatory receptor for sugar taste 64e-like produces the protein MADKSDVIQLWNPVISFFRCYAIIPLRQCHKEPHFERCRGSFCWCLLVAFVYFFAFIISILLVIDTFHSSSKMIADATFYLIYYAHCEMTVVFFVFRSSDLLHLLQHWIGIERLLEENQIVLGKAVKFQCWFIFIATVIMSNLENGLYITGAVMDAENVTDIFYLLVKLAGKETDLNPYFGDYKDIYGFALIFVESLSEVAWISGDFIIALVSIILRRYYEVHCEQLRSQHDVSFQQLERLRRVQLALSTLTHKVAEIFSPLILITIGCDVIYILTFLYSGLDADISSPSLLVRFIFTYSFAYVILRLMFSVHLASRLTEMPKKTLDYLHRLPSLAGHSMEQQRNRLIKMNLIAQEIQNEPTALSGGGFFVLSKSSAAKLFGLIVTYEVVMLQLPR